From one Nilaparvata lugens isolate BPH chromosome 2, ASM1435652v1, whole genome shotgun sequence genomic stretch:
- the LOC111050591 gene encoding uncharacterized protein LOC111050591 has product MIKSITDDDLQGEFKFKGALLSVVGLIFTWILLGQLINLLLHFLWVVWTCLLVCAILYLPLICQKKMKTPILRYMFTSRKKIMLSSVRRARRLHAKFKEIEHDSLKDSDKVETSPPAKPKETQWIFCDTLNCFPEQTTSEAVKSLI; this is encoded by the exons ATGATCAAATCAATTACTGATGATGATCTTCAAggagaattcaaattcaaaggtGCTCTTTTATCTGTGGTTGGTCTG ATTTTCACATGGATCTTGCTGGGACAATTGATCAATCTGCTATTACATTTTCTATGGGTTGTATGGACCTGCCTTCTGGTATGCGCAATTCTATACCTGCCACTAATTtgccaaaagaaaatgaaaacgCCAATTCTAAGGTACATGTTCACGTCCAGGAAAAAGATAATGCTGAGCTCTGTACGCCGCGCAAGGAGACTTCATGCGAAATTCAAGGAGATTGAACACGATTCTCTGAAAGACTCAGACAAAGTTGAGACGAGTCCACCTGCTAAGCCAAAAGAAACACAGTGGATTTTTTGTGACACTTTGAATTGTTTTCCTGAACAAACGACGAGTGAAGCTGTGAAGAGCTTGATATAG